One part of the Treponema sp. OMZ 787 genome encodes these proteins:
- a CDS encoding adenylate/guanylate cyclase domain-containing protein — MTAEKKRLFLGSIPFCFLFILLYLTNLLTPAYKQKIINLQVTKGKVSIPSTASSDLSLFSLSGDFYYTPNQFYSLKNSSEEMYAKVPGEFSSKELGNAFGYGSYGLELSGLDPESLYAVHIPQVFNSCGIIINGIDLESQGQPGVNRETETPGTRFSQIAFRSLKDGTANIVINVSNFFNSKGYISAPIILGKASQIGAMFRGTLIFYGIIFAITFSVALFFFMLSFFHKHSSFVIWFSLTSMVLAVRGIFFYPHIFMILFPNFPWRLNFIMRYITVPLPIILFTVFISKALKLIYKIPYIIILAVSILYAISTVVLPPEISAFLLFYYQVFALFCVSYVIMLAIIGLKKKKEFSVWIFISTSVLFLFGVYDLLVSLGIIPGEFFIQIGTVFSVIILSIMVLDDYSGSIKKIEDLSVEMKLINKSLIRFVPDQIVELLNKKSIIDVKLGDNVELTMPILSIDIRSFTHTAEKLTPNQVFELLNEYFALVAPVVRKYNGVITKYLGDGFFALFPDGADSALSCGIAIQKVITDNTIAAPNSSPLRIGIGIDMGDILLGTIGNSTRMDSIIISNSYHVAEVLQESTKKYSSCIIISDRIYEALSDGSEHYIRPIQRIKNSSSKETFLYEVYDCDDDLIRDLKYSTQYYMEIALKTLSAQGVEAAGKYFDKVLDIFPNDSVALYYKKIFEKINAR, encoded by the coding sequence ATGACGGCCGAAAAGAAAAGATTATTTTTAGGTTCGATTCCTTTTTGTTTTTTATTTATTCTTTTGTATCTAACTAATTTGCTTACACCTGCTTATAAACAAAAAATTATAAATTTGCAAGTAACAAAGGGTAAGGTTTCTATTCCTAGTACGGCTTCATCGGATTTGTCGCTTTTTTCTTTAAGCGGTGATTTTTATTATACTCCCAATCAGTTTTACTCCTTAAAAAACAGCTCTGAAGAAATGTATGCCAAAGTTCCGGGAGAGTTTTCGAGTAAAGAGTTAGGAAATGCTTTTGGTTACGGATCTTACGGCTTGGAATTATCCGGTCTTGATCCGGAAAGTCTTTACGCTGTTCATATTCCTCAAGTTTTTAACAGCTGCGGTATTATAATAAATGGAATTGATCTTGAAAGTCAAGGTCAGCCCGGTGTCAATAGGGAAACTGAAACCCCGGGGACTCGGTTTTCCCAAATAGCTTTTAGATCTTTAAAAGACGGCACGGCCAATATAGTAATTAATGTTTCCAATTTTTTTAATAGTAAAGGATATATTTCGGCTCCGATTATTTTGGGAAAGGCATCGCAAATAGGGGCTATGTTTAGAGGCACCCTGATTTTTTACGGTATCATATTTGCCATAACTTTTTCGGTTGCCTTATTTTTCTTTATGCTTTCTTTTTTTCATAAGCATTCTTCTTTTGTAATTTGGTTTTCTTTAACATCCATGGTGCTGGCTGTAAGAGGTATTTTCTTTTATCCTCATATTTTTATGATTTTGTTTCCTAATTTTCCATGGCGTCTTAATTTTATTATGAGGTATATTACTGTTCCTTTACCTATAATTTTATTTACTGTATTTATAAGCAAGGCGTTAAAATTAATATATAAAATTCCTTATATAATTATATTAGCAGTTTCAATTTTATATGCAATTTCTACTGTAGTTCTTCCGCCTGAGATTTCGGCTTTTTTATTATTTTATTATCAGGTCTTTGCTTTATTTTGTGTAAGCTATGTTATAATGCTCGCAATAATAGGTTTGAAAAAAAAGAAAGAATTTTCCGTGTGGATATTTATTTCAACATCGGTGTTGTTCTTGTTTGGTGTTTATGACTTATTGGTTTCTTTAGGCATCATACCGGGAGAATTTTTTATTCAGATAGGAACGGTTTTTTCTGTTATTATATTGTCGATAATGGTATTGGATGATTATTCAGGTTCAATAAAAAAGATAGAAGATTTAAGTGTAGAAATGAAGCTTATAAATAAGTCTCTTATCCGTTTTGTTCCGGATCAAATTGTAGAGCTATTGAATAAAAAATCTATAATTGATGTTAAGCTGGGCGATAATGTTGAGCTTACAATGCCCATCCTCTCTATAGATATAAGGTCTTTTACTCATACTGCAGAAAAACTGACACCAAATCAAGTTTTTGAATTATTGAATGAGTATTTTGCCTTGGTGGCTCCTGTTGTCCGCAAATATAATGGTGTAATAACTAAGTATTTAGGCGACGGTTTTTTTGCTCTATTTCCTGATGGAGCGGATTCGGCTCTTTCTTGCGGAATAGCCATACAAAAGGTAATTACCGATAACACTATTGCAGCTCCTAATTCTTCTCCTTTAAGGATAGGTATAGGAATCGATATGGGAGATATTCTTTTAGGAACCATAGGTAACTCTACCCGTATGGATAGTATTATTATTTCCAATTCTTACCATGTTGCGGAAGTCTTGCAGGAGTCGACAAAAAAGTATTCTTCATGTATTATTATTTCCGATAGAATTTACGAGGCCCTGAGTGATGGTTCAGAGCATTATATAAGGCCTATACAAAGAATTAAAAATTCATCCAGTAAGGAAACATTCTTGTATGAAGTTTATGACTGTGATGATGATTTGATTAGGGATTTAAAATACAGCACACAGTATTATATGGAAATTGCTTTAAAAACCTTATCGGCTCAGGGGGTGGAAGCCGCCGGTAAATATTTTGATAAGGTTCTGGATATATTCCCAAATGATTCTGTTGCTTTATATTATAAAAAAATATTTGAAAAAATAAATGCACGATAA
- a CDS encoding FAD-dependent oxidoreductase, with translation MAKKVVIVGGVAGGASVAARVRRLDENAEVIMFEKGPNVSFSNCALPFFLSRIVPESEDLVLMTPEQFKKQYNIIAKTSHEVLSVDPSKKTVKVKDLNAGKEFEESYDVLVLSPGAAPVVPRAILGHDKPHVFTVRNVVDIKKLDDYVTAHNVKDIAVIGAGFIGIEVAENFKLAGKNVSLVEKLPQVMAPFDYDMAQILHKEIHDKGVNLVLGDGIKEIGDNFIVLESGKKLDAGVVVMSLGVRPEIALAQSAGVKLGDSGAILVDHNYRTNIEDIYAVGDAIEVNHFITNKKTRLTLAGPAQRQARAAADDMYGIPHRNTGVIGSAVIQCFDYNAACTGLNERECQAQGINYDCSYVIPGDKVGLMPDANPLFFKLIFAKPSGKILGAQAIGKGNVDKRIDVIASFIMLGGTLEDLKELELCYSPMFGTAKDIVNHAALVGLNILNGVYNQVPVTMVRELVESNAFIVDVREPKEFDAGHLVNAVNIPLSQLRERMNEIPKDKPVYVHCRSSQRSYNALCALKGKGYKNIVNIMGSFLGISVYEYFNDVSQNRKPIVTKYNFK, from the coding sequence ATGGCAAAGAAAGTTGTAATTGTAGGCGGCGTTGCAGGGGGTGCTTCCGTTGCTGCAAGAGTTAGACGCTTGGATGAAAATGCTGAAGTCATTATGTTTGAAAAAGGCCCTAATGTATCTTTTTCAAATTGTGCCTTACCTTTTTTCTTAAGCAGGATTGTTCCGGAAAGTGAGGATCTTGTTTTGATGACTCCGGAACAGTTTAAAAAGCAATATAATATTATTGCAAAAACATCCCACGAGGTTCTTTCGGTAGATCCGTCAAAAAAGACTGTAAAGGTAAAAGATTTAAATGCCGGAAAAGAATTTGAAGAGTCTTATGATGTGTTGGTGCTTTCACCGGGTGCTGCTCCTGTTGTTCCTCGGGCCATCCTTGGACATGATAAGCCCCATGTTTTTACCGTAAGAAATGTTGTGGATATTAAAAAACTTGATGATTATGTTACCGCTCACAATGTAAAAGACATAGCCGTTATCGGTGCAGGTTTTATCGGTATTGAAGTTGCGGAAAACTTTAAGCTTGCAGGTAAAAATGTTTCTCTTGTAGAAAAACTTCCTCAAGTTATGGCTCCCTTCGATTATGATATGGCCCAAATTCTTCATAAAGAAATACACGACAAGGGTGTAAACTTGGTTTTAGGTGACGGAATAAAAGAAATCGGAGATAACTTCATTGTTCTTGAGAGCGGCAAAAAACTTGATGCCGGTGTTGTAGTTATGTCTTTGGGTGTGCGTCCCGAAATTGCCTTAGCTCAAAGTGCAGGTGTAAAGCTAGGAGATTCCGGGGCTATTTTGGTTGATCATAATTACCGCACCAATATAGAAGATATTTATGCTGTAGGTGATGCTATCGAAGTAAATCATTTTATAACAAACAAAAAGACAAGGCTTACTCTTGCCGGTCCTGCTCAAAGACAGGCTAGGGCTGCTGCAGACGATATGTACGGCATTCCCCATAGAAATACCGGAGTTATCGGTTCTGCCGTTATTCAATGTTTTGATTATAATGCCGCATGTACAGGTCTTAATGAAAGAGAGTGTCAGGCTCAGGGAATTAACTATGACTGTTCTTATGTTATTCCGGGAGACAAGGTTGGCCTCATGCCTGATGCAAATCCCCTCTTCTTTAAGCTGATCTTTGCTAAGCCTTCAGGAAAAATTTTAGGCGCACAGGCCATCGGTAAGGGAAATGTAGATAAGCGTATAGATGTTATAGCTTCGTTTATCATGCTGGGCGGAACTTTGGAAGATCTAAAAGAGTTGGAGCTTTGTTATTCTCCTATGTTCGGTACTGCAAAAGATATTGTAAACCATGCAGCTCTTGTAGGTTTAAATATTTTAAACGGTGTTTATAATCAGGTTCCGGTTACAATGGTGAGAGAGCTTGTCGAGTCAAATGCCTTTATTGTTGATGTGCGAGAGCCCAAGGAATTTGATGCAGGTCATCTTGTAAATGCTGTAAATATTCCTTTGAGTCAACTGCGTGAAAGAATGAATGAGATTCCGAAAGATAAACCCGTATATGTACATTGCCGATCCAGTCAAAGAAGTTATAATGCTCTTTGTGCTTTGAAGGGCAAGGGTTATAAAAATATAGTAAACATTATGGGCTCATTCTTAGGCATCAGTGTTTACGAATATTTTAATGATGTTAGTCAAAATAGAAAGCCGATAGTGACTAAATATAATTTTAAATAG
- a CDS encoding adenylate/guanylate cyclase domain-containing protein: protein MKKFTLIFICILFLSSCIKRAEPLLDTVVKGVFDAENIGVGDIQVLEGDWIFIPNKFVDPAEDFENYTRYENINMSWNRYGDNLPVYGYGTYAVKIKHLSENGVYAIKTATVSSACIAYLEGKEIYRSGVVGTSRQSETFDWDAPFITLPTMGKEDVTLVFHVSNFSDNKTGFLKPVEFGFYSTLLNAKNASVLTLTILAGILLLAAAFFISLYIFYPKEKHSLYFGLLAANFCLRICCYDEFLLATIIPGMSGEVLFKIGYITLSLGLIFAAFFIHNLFSKIKSRYWVLMLSPGVLYVIINIFAPMRVSAMLLQPAQIYVLVFAIYNILVVLRAALKKDTSAILFLTGFSIFLILSARDILISNRVIQGFFLSHIGVLVLLIPMAIVVLHNFRDSSNRVIRITKQIEATNEALAKFVPNEFMNFLRKRHVDIKLGDNILKDMYIAFIHLGIYTGLETEKERLELLKIYNETLAKINPVIQTHNGFIDKYLTEGLMVLFHGSAYDVIKCMLEIKSIIQFENMDREISKLPKIDLAVGIHYGRLMLGTIGEEERMDSTVISDVVNVASRLHFYALKKRINIFISEAVKKNAVNQPLNEVKFEYNGLVRFRGKDEPVRIYEVKKL, encoded by the coding sequence GTGAAAAAGTTTACTCTGATTTTTATATGCATCCTTTTTTTATCGTCGTGTATAAAGCGGGCCGAGCCTCTTTTGGACACTGTTGTAAAGGGTGTATTTGATGCTGAAAATATCGGTGTAGGCGATATACAGGTGCTCGAAGGCGATTGGATTTTTATTCCGAACAAATTTGTAGATCCGGCTGAAGATTTTGAAAATTATACCCGTTACGAAAATATAAATATGTCTTGGAATAGGTATGGAGATAATCTTCCCGTTTACGGATATGGCACCTATGCCGTAAAAATAAAGCATCTTTCTGAAAATGGAGTATATGCTATAAAAACGGCCACCGTGTCTTCTGCATGTATTGCTTATCTTGAAGGCAAGGAAATTTATAGAAGCGGTGTTGTAGGTACATCCCGCCAATCTGAAACTTTTGATTGGGATGCCCCGTTTATTACTCTTCCAACTATGGGAAAGGAAGATGTAACATTGGTGTTCCATGTTTCTAACTTTAGCGATAATAAGACAGGATTTTTAAAGCCTGTAGAATTCGGTTTTTACTCTACATTACTAAACGCAAAAAATGCAAGTGTTTTAACTTTAACTATATTGGCCGGTATCCTTTTATTGGCTGCTGCATTTTTTATTTCGTTGTATATTTTTTATCCTAAAGAAAAACATTCTCTTTATTTCGGTTTGTTGGCGGCTAATTTTTGTTTAAGAATTTGCTGCTATGATGAGTTTTTACTTGCAACAATAATACCCGGCATGAGCGGTGAAGTTCTTTTTAAAATAGGTTATATCACTCTTTCTTTGGGCCTTATCTTTGCAGCCTTTTTTATACATAACCTTTTCAGCAAAATCAAAAGCCGATATTGGGTTCTTATGCTGTCTCCTGGAGTATTATATGTTATCATAAATATTTTCGCTCCTATGAGAGTTTCCGCAATGCTGCTTCAGCCGGCTCAAATATATGTTTTAGTTTTTGCTATTTATAATATCTTAGTTGTACTTAGGGCAGCTTTAAAAAAAGATACTTCTGCAATTCTGTTTTTAACAGGTTTTTCAATCTTCTTAATTTTAAGTGCAAGAGATATTTTAATTTCGAATAGGGTTATACAAGGATTTTTCTTGTCACATATCGGGGTCTTAGTTTTGCTTATTCCAATGGCTATTGTTGTTTTGCATAATTTTAGAGACAGCTCCAACAGAGTTATAAGAATTACAAAGCAGATAGAAGCTACAAACGAAGCCCTTGCTAAATTTGTTCCTAACGAGTTTATGAATTTTTTAAGAAAAAGGCATGTCGATATTAAGTTGGGAGATAATATTTTAAAAGACATGTATATCGCCTTTATTCATTTAGGTATTTATACCGGATTGGAAACCGAAAAAGAAAGGCTTGAGCTTCTTAAAATTTATAATGAGACTCTGGCAAAGATTAATCCTGTTATTCAGACTCATAACGGGTTTATTGATAAGTATTTAACTGAAGGCTTAATGGTTCTTTTTCATGGCTCTGCATATGATGTAATCAAATGTATGCTTGAAATTAAATCCATTATTCAATTTGAAAATATGGACAGAGAAATAAGTAAGCTGCCTAAAATAGACCTTGCTGTCGGCATTCATTATGGAAGACTCATGCTGGGCACTATCGGAGAAGAAGAAAGAATGGACAGTACGGTTATATCCGATGTTGTCAATGTTGCTTCAAGACTTCATTTTTACGCTCTAAAAAAAAGGATCAATATTTTTATCAGTGAAGCAGTCAAAAAAAATGCGGTTAACCAGCCTTTAAATGAGGTCAAATTTGAATATAACGGCTTGGTAAGGTTTAGGGGAAAGGATGAGCCGGTTAGAATATACGAGGTAAAAAAATTATGA
- a CDS encoding APC family permease, with the protein MEEKKIPANVKGLSKFDVLNLVIGSIIGWGSFILPGTLFLPTSGVINTVLGLVIGGLFIIVIQKAYQVMLYHHVGEGGEFSYTLANMGKVHGFIVGWSLSLCYLSMIPLNATAYVLILRKIFGEVILWGYMYDFGPTSVYLADILIASAPIIIFTIINLRGLSLSAKIQNIMSSALVLIVIVLFFIIMGKSDLKVFSDNYLGLDKISLAKTASIIAIIPFLFVGFDVVPQVSCDLGFPPSKTHLPTIISIVFGILLYSLLNMIGAFSYGPEEAAKVEWAVASSVTSTTGSIGFFFLLIAIFSAVTGGINGFMISSSKLLGALSNEKLSPAFLGKKNDKNLYPNAILFIAGISLIGPWIGREVIILIVDMASVLAALAYTYVGTIGIRKGKNLFEKIMCAFSGLIGLVFIGLLLIPGSPAQLTKESMFFLIAWTLLGFLFYRFGTRRNEKSKE; encoded by the coding sequence TTGGAAGAAAAAAAAATACCGGCAAATGTAAAGGGGTTATCAAAATTCGATGTTTTAAATCTTGTAATAGGTTCTATTATCGGATGGGGCTCCTTTATTTTGCCGGGGACTCTTTTTTTACCTACTTCGGGGGTTATAAATACCGTCCTCGGTCTTGTGATAGGCGGTCTTTTTATTATTGTTATACAAAAGGCCTATCAGGTTATGCTGTATCATCATGTGGGCGAAGGAGGTGAGTTTTCCTATACCTTGGCAAATATGGGAAAGGTTCATGGGTTTATTGTAGGCTGGTCGTTAAGTCTTTGTTATTTGAGTATGATTCCTTTAAATGCAACCGCCTATGTGCTTATACTGCGTAAGATTTTTGGGGAGGTGATTTTATGGGGTTATATGTATGATTTCGGCCCTACAAGTGTTTATCTTGCCGATATTCTTATCGCCTCCGCTCCCATTATTATTTTTACTATAATCAATTTAAGAGGGCTTTCATTAAGTGCAAAGATACAAAATATTATGAGCTCTGCCCTTGTGCTGATTGTTATAGTATTGTTTTTTATAATTATGGGTAAAAGCGATTTAAAGGTCTTTTCGGATAATTACTTGGGATTGGATAAAATATCCTTGGCAAAAACCGCATCGATAATAGCTATAATTCCTTTTTTGTTTGTGGGCTTTGATGTGGTTCCGCAAGTGTCCTGTGATTTGGGTTTTCCGCCATCTAAGACGCATTTGCCTACGATTATTTCCATAGTATTCGGCATTTTGCTGTACAGCCTTTTAAATATGATAGGAGCTTTTAGTTATGGTCCTGAGGAAGCGGCTAAGGTTGAGTGGGCCGTTGCCTCATCGGTTACAAGTACGACAGGCTCTATCGGTTTTTTCTTTTTGCTTATCGCAATTTTTTCGGCTGTTACCGGCGGTATAAACGGTTTTATGATAAGCAGCAGCAAATTGCTTGGTGCCTTATCCAATGAAAAATTGTCTCCGGCATTTTTGGGTAAAAAGAACGATAAGAATTTATATCCGAATGCAATTTTGTTTATTGCCGGGATAAGTTTAATAGGTCCGTGGATAGGAAGAGAAGTAATTATTTTGATTGTGGATATGGCCTCTGTATTGGCTGCCTTGGCCTATACCTATGTCGGTACGATAGGAATTAGAAAAGGCAAAAATTTATTTGAAAAAATAATGTGTGCTTTTTCGGGGCTTATAGGTTTGGTATTTATAGGCCTTCTTTTAATTCCCGGGTCTCCTGCACAGCTGACAAAGGAGTCAATGTTTTTTTTGATAGCTTGGACGCTTCTGGGCTTTTTATTTTATAGATTCGGTACTCGCCGAAATGAAAAAAGTAAAGAATAG
- a CDS encoding YeeE/YedE family protein — protein sequence MKKIENIIGFAVLILSIVLGSALLKTDMLFFRWVIGMAFGYVLTRSFFGFAGSINRAYRTGSTKLMRALMLMFVLSAILTSAFLMFGDVKVYNLWINPINLGLIVGGILFGFGMSYSSCCATGTLTDLVTGLPRALITLLFFGIGVFVGFPLQARQSWIKESWFKSGTGRGVFLPDLFASEGKSGYLGAIILTALLAGIVVVISYMYESKRKKNNQYSGVGSEQDQDAVKELDTHNYKLFSETTYKKIFVEPWSLTMGAVLLSVLFTLLMGVTKAGWGASGPFGFWFGRLLKLFGMSVDSIVAFTGGKPGPYTMPFFENPSFVQNIGIIVGTLICLLLAGSFTESFKSELKIKAKDVLIFAIGGFAMGFGTRLSNGCNVGALYTPIANFSLSGWIFLICLVAGGSLGNYTLTMLNKKR from the coding sequence ATGAAAAAAATCGAAAACATTATCGGTTTTGCAGTGCTTATTTTGAGCATTGTTTTGGGATCCGCTCTATTGAAGACGGATATGTTGTTTTTTAGATGGGTTATAGGAATGGCCTTCGGTTATGTTTTGACCCGTTCTTTTTTCGGCTTTGCAGGAAGTATCAACAGAGCATATCGAACCGGCTCGACAAAACTTATGAGGGCTTTGATGCTGATGTTTGTACTTTCTGCAATTCTCACTTCAGCCTTTCTTATGTTTGGCGATGTTAAGGTTTATAACCTTTGGATTAACCCTATTAACTTGGGGCTAATTGTCGGCGGTATTCTCTTCGGTTTTGGTATGAGTTATTCTTCTTGCTGTGCTACAGGAACTCTTACTGACTTGGTTACAGGTTTACCGCGAGCACTTATTACTCTTCTATTTTTTGGAATAGGTGTTTTTGTGGGCTTCCCCCTTCAAGCCAGACAGTCTTGGATTAAGGAATCTTGGTTTAAAAGCGGAACAGGCCGCGGCGTTTTTTTACCGGACTTGTTTGCTTCTGAAGGAAAGAGCGGTTATTTAGGTGCAATTATTTTAACAGCCTTGCTTGCCGGTATTGTTGTTGTCATTTCATATATGTATGAAAGCAAAAGAAAAAAGAATAATCAATATTCAGGTGTAGGTTCAGAACAGGATCAGGATGCTGTAAAGGAACTTGATACTCATAATTATAAATTGTTTAGTGAAACAACTTATAAAAAAATCTTTGTCGAGCCCTGGTCTTTAACTATGGGTGCTGTTTTGCTGTCTGTTCTGTTTACACTTTTAATGGGAGTTACAAAGGCCGGTTGGGGTGCTTCAGGACCTTTCGGTTTTTGGTTTGGAAGATTGTTAAAGCTTTTTGGAATGAGTGTTGATTCCATTGTTGCCTTTACAGGAGGTAAACCAGGCCCTTATACAATGCCTTTCTTTGAGAATCCTTCTTTTGTACAAAATATAGGAATCATTGTAGGAACATTGATCTGCCTTCTTCTTGCAGGAAGCTTTACTGAGAGCTTTAAGTCCGAGTTAAAAATTAAGGCTAAAGATGTTTTGATTTTTGCAATCGGAGGTTTTGCAATGGGCTTCGGAACAAGGTTATCAAACGGATGTAATGTCGGTGCCTTGTATACCCCAATTGCAAACTTTTCGCTTTCAGGATGGATATTCTTAATTTGTCTTGTTGCGGGCGGTTCTTTAGGAAACTATACTCTCACAATGCTTAATAAAAAGAGATAA
- a CDS encoding response regulator transcription factor: MKIIIVDDDFLVVSSLKTILKANGFDIIATGSSGSEAVSLFNENKPDILLMDIRMENMTGIEASEKILAEHTDAKILLLTTFNDEEYITKAINFGCKGYILKQNIDSLIPALNAVGAGSIVFDSEIISKIPQTKPARAQFKEDLNDRETDILELVADGLNNKEISNRLNLSEGTVRNYVSSILEKLNLRDRTQLVVYYYTK; encoded by the coding sequence ATGAAGATAATAATAGTTGATGATGATTTTCTTGTAGTTTCTTCTCTAAAAACAATATTAAAAGCTAACGGTTTCGATATTATTGCGACAGGCTCAAGCGGAAGCGAAGCTGTCTCTTTGTTTAACGAGAACAAACCTGATATTCTTTTAATGGATATAAGGATGGAAAATATGACCGGTATAGAAGCAAGTGAAAAAATTTTAGCGGAACATACTGATGCAAAAATATTACTTCTTACAACTTTTAATGATGAAGAATATATTACAAAGGCTATCAACTTCGGATGCAAGGGTTATATATTAAAACAAAACATCGACTCTCTTATCCCTGCATTAAATGCAGTCGGTGCAGGGAGCATCGTCTTCGACTCAGAAATAATATCGAAAATCCCGCAAACAAAACCGGCACGAGCACAATTTAAGGAAGATTTAAATGATAGGGAAACGGATATTTTGGAATTGGTTGCAGACGGACTTAATAATAAAGAAATATCAAATCGCCTTAATTTAAGTGAAGGAACAGTCCGTAATTATGTTTCTTCAATATTGGAAAAATTAAATTTGCGGGATAGAACTCAGTTAGTAGTTTATTATTATACCAAATAG
- a CDS encoding YhjD/YihY/BrkB family envelope integrity protein, translating to MKRGISGSQKFLAWYARVVQAQKKGLYDFNQKIYITIVSFSNNDLLTNAAAGAYNFLMSALPLFILTLTILLRVLRQTPEQVKAAIRALSIFENTVDIDRFFSLLLNINTFSAFDFIVTIFVLWMARRFLTTIQHSIRKIYRKKAKKTAIKTSLTVILGEVIVVIFLVMLFILLSTGSAVFRINIVQSVFSNNIVFLLKNLFIFIPLLLMQFFICLIYYFMPPVKPSFKNAWISALGCTLSYFFIKIFFIFFRSTAKFTIVYGIFTNVILVLIQVWFFFFFFVFFAQFMYVNQFFNSFVISQLYRLPKEDAPGFFNQLLRHIFIEPPKEYRKKAIEIKAGEVIFNYEDESSEIYYIIEGSVRVTTSNKILDLEKGDLFGEFACLLNGKRTGTAIAVTDCLLAVVPEKLFLEAVSIDGNVSRQALKILAESLIDPN from the coding sequence TTGAAAAGAGGAATAAGCGGTAGTCAAAAATTTTTAGCTTGGTATGCAAGAGTTGTGCAAGCACAAAAAAAGGGGCTCTATGACTTTAATCAAAAAATATACATCACAATAGTCAGTTTCTCAAATAATGATCTTTTAACAAACGCAGCCGCAGGTGCTTATAACTTTTTAATGTCGGCCCTACCTCTTTTTATCTTAACATTAACAATCTTACTAAGAGTTTTAAGGCAAACTCCTGAACAGGTAAAAGCAGCAATCCGAGCCCTTTCGATTTTTGAAAACACGGTGGATATAGACCGTTTTTTCTCCTTGCTTTTGAACATCAATACATTTTCGGCCTTCGATTTTATTGTTACAATTTTTGTTCTTTGGATGGCAAGGCGTTTTTTGACAACAATACAGCACAGCATAAGGAAAATATACCGTAAAAAAGCAAAAAAGACAGCCATAAAAACAAGTCTAACGGTTATTTTAGGAGAGGTGATTGTAGTTATTTTTTTAGTTATGCTGTTTATACTTTTAAGTACGGGCTCCGCAGTTTTTAGAATAAACATAGTTCAATCGGTTTTTTCTAACAACATTGTTTTTTTATTAAAAAATTTATTTATTTTTATTCCGCTTTTACTTATGCAGTTCTTTATCTGCTTAATTTATTATTTTATGCCTCCGGTAAAACCTTCATTTAAAAATGCTTGGATTTCAGCCCTGGGCTGTACCCTATCATATTTTTTTATAAAAATATTTTTTATTTTTTTTAGATCCACTGCAAAATTTACAATTGTTTACGGAATATTTACAAATGTGATCTTGGTTTTAATCCAAGTCTGGTTTTTCTTTTTTTTCTTTGTCTTCTTTGCCCAATTTATGTATGTTAATCAATTTTTTAACAGCTTTGTTATTTCGCAACTTTACAGATTACCTAAAGAAGATGCTCCCGGATTTTTTAATCAACTTTTACGGCATATTTTTATAGAACCGCCAAAAGAGTATAGAAAAAAAGCGATCGAAATAAAAGCCGGAGAAGTAATATTTAATTACGAAGATGAATCCAGCGAAATCTATTATATAATAGAAGGCTCGGTAAGAGTTACAACATCAAATAAAATTTTAGATTTGGAAAAAGGAGATTTATTCGGAGAGTTTGCGTGTCTTTTAAACGGAAAAAGAACAGGTACAGCCATAGCGGTAACTGACTGCCTTCTAGCTGTTGTTCCGGAAAAACTTTTTTTGGAAGCTGTTTCAATCGATGGGAATGTATCACGCCAAGCCTTAAAAATTTTAGCAGAATCCCTTATCGACCCAAATTAA
- a CDS encoding TRL-like family protein yields the protein MKKVALVLFVVLAALLFASCSTMMPVAGATGTVGRKTGEASQAFVFSFPLKGEGGVAQAAKNGGITKVGTVDIRVDWPASPAIPYFIVTTVVTGE from the coding sequence ATGAAGAAAGTTGCTTTAGTTTTATTTGTTGTACTTGCTGCTTTATTATTTGCATCATGTTCAACAATGATGCCTGTTGCAGGTGCTACAGGTACTGTAGGAAGAAAAACAGGTGAAGCTTCACAAGCTTTTGTTTTTTCATTCCCATTAAAAGGTGAGGGCGGTGTTGCTCAGGCTGCAAAAAACGGCGGTATTACAAAAGTAGGAACAGTTGATATTCGTGTCGATTGGCCTGCAAGCCCTGCTATTCCCTATTTTATTGTAACGACTGTTGTTACAGGAGAATAA